A genomic window from Luteolibacter sp. LG18 includes:
- the tnpB gene encoding IS66 family insertion sequence element accessory protein TnpB (TnpB, as the term is used for proteins encoded by IS66 family insertion elements, is considered an accessory protein, since TnpC, encoded by a neighboring gene, is a DDE family transposase.): protein MLTLSGSLRVFLALEPCDMRKSFDSLHALVTGQLGEDPRSGAVFVFSNRSRNRIKLLHWDGTGLWVHAKRLEKGTFSWPKPSDGRGGKLKLAPEALAMLTDGIDLKGARMRPWYERE, encoded by the coding sequence GTGCTGACTCTCTCCGGCAGCCTGCGCGTCTTCCTGGCGCTGGAGCCGTGCGACATGAGGAAGTCCTTCGACAGCCTCCACGCGCTGGTCACAGGCCAGCTCGGCGAGGACCCGCGCAGCGGAGCGGTCTTCGTCTTCTCGAACCGCTCGCGCAATCGCATCAAGCTCCTCCATTGGGATGGCACCGGCCTGTGGGTTCACGCCAAACGGCTTGAAAAGGGTACCTTCTCGTGGCCGAAGCCGTCGGATGGCCGCGGAGGCAAGCTCAAGCTCGCCCCGGAGGCCCTTGCCATGCTCACCGACGGTATCGACCTGAAGGGAGCGCGGATGCGTCCGTGGTATGAGCGGGAGTGA
- the gluQRS gene encoding tRNA glutamyl-Q(34) synthetase GluQRS, which yields MIRTRFAPSPTGRLHLGHAYAAKVARDVAKAEGGEFLLRFEDIDTTRVREEFYQGIEEDLRWLGLDWDGVPLRQTQRLVAYEGTLRALEVQGVIYPCFCTRKEIEGEIARMAGAPHGPEGPLYPGTCKRLPAAERTAKLAGGLPFSWRLDATAAATTTGPLTFTDLRHGTLTVDPDLLGDVILARKDIGTSYHLAVTVDDAFQSITHVTRGEDLLASTHVHRLLQTLLGFPEPVYLHHRVLVDEHGKRLAKRHDSLSIRSLRGDGISAEGVMLRLAD from the coding sequence ATGATCCGCACCCGCTTCGCCCCCAGCCCGACCGGGCGGCTCCATCTCGGCCACGCCTACGCGGCGAAAGTCGCCCGCGATGTCGCCAAAGCGGAGGGCGGCGAATTTTTGCTGCGGTTCGAGGACATCGACACCACCCGCGTCCGCGAGGAATTCTATCAGGGTATCGAGGAAGACCTGCGCTGGCTCGGACTCGATTGGGACGGCGTCCCGCTGCGCCAGACCCAGCGGCTGGTTGCCTATGAAGGCACGCTCCGTGCCCTCGAAGTCCAAGGTGTGATCTACCCCTGCTTCTGCACCCGCAAGGAGATCGAGGGCGAAATCGCCCGCATGGCCGGCGCGCCGCACGGCCCGGAAGGCCCGCTCTATCCCGGCACCTGCAAGCGACTCCCGGCGGCGGAACGTACGGCGAAGCTCGCGGGCGGCCTGCCGTTCAGTTGGCGGCTCGACGCCACGGCGGCAGCAACCACCACCGGCCCCCTCACCTTCACCGATCTCCGCCACGGCACCCTCACGGTCGATCCGGATTTGCTCGGTGATGTCATCCTGGCCCGCAAGGACATCGGCACCAGCTACCACCTCGCCGTTACCGTGGACGACGCCTTCCAGTCCATCACCCACGTGACCCGCGGCGAGGACCTGCTGGCCTCCACCCATGTCCACCGCCTGCTGCAAACGCTGCTCGGTTTCCCCGAACCCGTCTATCTCCACCACCGCGTGCTGGTGGACGAACACGGCAAGCGCCTCGCCAAGCGCCACGATTCGTTGTCGATCCGCTCGCTGCGGGGAGACGGGATTTCCGCTGAAGGCGTCATGCTGCGACTCGCGGATTGA
- a CDS encoding RHS repeat-associated core domain-containing protein, with product MSKHHFLLLLALVQPLFAETATIQGHAGTAAASSTVTVVIDSDRDGLSDADEAIYGTNPHKADSDGDGIPDSVEIAAGTNPLVNQLKADPDLVGLNSALRAKIYTTAITPGRYGGYWDFENYSAGFPCRLWNWKLMPQVQNPTTGAWSDSSTGIWKASGGCLNKAIDLGPHKQVELQYPGTQSFLSIFNSTWIVGFTLKLDSPLTTSESALPVFSGYANTAAQPSDQFRIELLAVSVGSPAQTQNQLRIRDSADHVCAVWPIPSTVNLQSWNEFAVRVTDTSPSSGIRTCYVNGLALTLSSGPYTALPNPASGSMTAFGGRIGAVRTGGTITPSTHNFSVDRFFIANGVAFTAADFIAVTNRDTDGDGIPDRYEVAAGSNPLHYDVDQDNDGLTDAEEVAGQAVINGVTKTFGATNRYNFDSDGDIYDDWWEAKYFPFTDPNNASKPGAQSADPDGDGLSNYQEMLHGTNPNSSDTDGDGINDNAEVSHGSDPGDASDRPLNPADFYGDSTLGFYGPIGDLGVTVKATSTNSSTVSARVGDPSDSHSERWKLKIGDKGVVAPSFGTVSNREQLTLNPGKLYEIKVQHLGTDPAWTGAGEAPDYDYWASVIPEKNSSFLLCDLEHILQSGDNPVGNFVNDVDPDELASNSAWLVPIESYSYATSYGGGDAVGPKYRKVALNGRPIPDEKPQQEEESDQPEEETYVDAFNLGLHHDTSYHYTPLGASDLALQVTASTEETGFSSRSGLRPHERLDLPFGVGWSSNLCSYVEVVETIGEDSHEPVTVNVVDESGRSQRFGTIDFGSFFPWPSARVDKKTYLNTLTRAGNNFTLQKKFGSTLTFTPSKAWFMYSSDRRDGSTTIRRHTYWRLSEARDRFGVRLRYDYDNGPGVPNEVALIPRQISSPDREGQFLVIGRSSDSRRVTSITDSRGNKTEFGYTTNISEYVLSGSSIAPASKLTSVWYADGTDVHYTYDTVYELEEDNSDPANPRLTRHFHTNLKSVTDKRSNTHTFNYAVDQSKQYWDSSLNGTRAAVDLDRLPTNVKNYVLGELGKGNDPDLGEWKTMYGQPRRITSVVRPGGAGTTTFASQGQTRFGSTVTFPQLPVTTVTDALGNKTVYEFTNLLAEVVNVDASEKSVSAQWMIYYLTSKIHHGGAPGSSGFLGTETYEYEPAAGLALKKATDFSGNVTTWEFDNGYGGMPVGLAATSATMTKWADPTAKVDALGRRETYTYSNSHRIMDGTDDPYHTTSAFTVDGLGRRRTKAVQQNGSQLLQQERYDYGNARFQGFQTGSSRLAFSNVTGQAWETALETATLPDANGRIWKEITDPRGLSLVTENGYDFNNNKTWSLDPRGKRTRFTYDKLNRLTDVTYPEAGTSTGTAAAIKRIWYNENGSKAAEIDEEGRHLIHHYDALNRRITTIRDMDGAGLPTLDYRGLVTEETKGSATGSDLVSRVAYDAVGNPIRKTDPRGIVTRTFYDAIQRPVHVFAGFTTAEADAADSAGNPLATYTSQAAASTSKTHTEFRYTDTGLAMPEGGTVKGNPGGSAFNSSGFKPTVAIQHGAVLTAAGTVDLWTYASYDALYRPLRTETVYETGSVAVGVTAYGALSGGKEALNSTTTDDRGKVTLTVKDGLQRVTSVTDAYGTALATTKQTVYSSTGLTWKTIDPLNRESETDYDGAGRAVAAWQPDPVTGVVNRSNPTDPLVGSPRSQTAYDKSGNVTVSLDPLGYRHEFEYDARNRKTLERLPSVTATEIVGGQPVATPFQTPEIKTAYDGVGNVTASTDARSHVTRTFRDRANRVTTVLVNPVSGNPSTNPASPGTNDIATRTTYDAAGNALDVTDGNGNHTRNTYDTLNRLATTATNPDTGAPSADPANPATGDITIRNAYDDAGHLVKVTDGVGHSTGFRFDGLGRKTRTLWDEGTGVQKIEQATFDGLVQLTRTDPKNQTVTFQYDALHRLENVLYSGASTDNRHLGYDLAGNLLEVSYPNETTARKALRGVSQEFDKLNRLTEETSAGATHVHTYDKSGNRRTTTYASSGRFLASTYDKLNRLLTCTEKANAAATSGSVTGYFYDLAGNVTRKVLPNGTENRSTYDALNRKLGEDTRTAAGGLVSRFDYSQPAGGWTTSHDGVGNVLKIVEFYGSISGRTVTNSYDRAYRLTSEVAATTGGGTVTTGYAYDAANNRTQKVVTGGTDPGTWTSVYGTTSDGYNSNQLKSVTKGSAVTTFLYDANGNRSEKKVGTSTVQSYGYDYDNRLVSLTDSAKGGFAYAYDHRSRRVGRDESSAGGASTELSFSGGLSVQEYTSGTGTPVVELIRGSDWGGGIGGVLYTIRDGGVRSYNAYNSRGDVVSQTDTSGTITWQSSYEAFGTRTQEQGTTQDRQKTNTKDEDPTGLLNEGFRYRDLEFGIFLTRDPAGFVDGPNVYTYVRQNPWTKFDPEGLWGRGESNGPVVDGVWNHVLAPAGNFGLEGLIGLGEVTLTGKEMRGSTHTDAGTLGRNTGRLAGAALGAYEVIQGGGMVLGAGAGEVYTVGVASPVAIPVAVVGVLEAAHGTWSISNFIKLGFETGDPSPPPTGSSSSGNPEGTSAKTTTEESGKAAKGSQNENTREAATRGSSLHSDKPGNLPDQLRDKYPDTEFDFKKPGQAGQDVEVKGGVHPSEYDGSQWSPKVKYGDFKPDTPGGRKTFKSDQAKKWEDPTHMLPYDPKTGQLK from the coding sequence ATGTCGAAACATCATTTCCTTCTCCTCCTCGCCCTCGTCCAACCGCTGTTCGCGGAAACCGCCACCATCCAAGGGCACGCGGGCACGGCCGCGGCCAGCAGCACCGTGACGGTCGTCATCGATTCGGATCGCGACGGCTTGTCCGACGCGGACGAGGCCATCTACGGCACCAATCCCCACAAGGCGGATTCGGACGGCGATGGTATCCCCGATAGCGTTGAGATCGCGGCCGGAACGAATCCACTCGTCAACCAGCTCAAGGCTGACCCTGACTTGGTGGGATTGAATTCCGCGTTGCGGGCGAAGATCTATACAACAGCCATAACGCCTGGCCGTTATGGCGGCTATTGGGATTTTGAGAACTACAGCGCGGGATTTCCCTGTCGTCTGTGGAATTGGAAACTGATGCCGCAGGTTCAAAATCCCACCACGGGCGCATGGTCGGATTCTTCTACCGGCATCTGGAAAGCTTCGGGAGGCTGTTTGAACAAGGCTATCGATCTCGGGCCGCACAAGCAGGTCGAACTGCAATACCCCGGCACACAGTCCTTTCTTTCCATCTTCAACTCCACCTGGATCGTAGGGTTCACACTCAAGCTCGATAGTCCTCTGACGACGAGCGAATCGGCTTTACCTGTATTCAGTGGCTATGCGAATACAGCAGCCCAGCCCTCCGACCAATTCCGGATCGAGTTACTGGCCGTTTCCGTTGGCAGCCCCGCGCAAACCCAAAATCAGCTTCGGATCCGGGATAGTGCTGACCACGTGTGCGCCGTTTGGCCGATTCCATCCACCGTCAACCTTCAGTCCTGGAATGAATTTGCCGTGCGGGTCACGGACACTTCCCCTTCATCGGGCATTCGCACCTGCTACGTCAATGGTCTGGCGCTGACGCTCTCCAGTGGCCCTTACACAGCTCTTCCGAATCCAGCTAGCGGCTCCATGACGGCCTTTGGCGGACGGATCGGTGCTGTCCGCACCGGCGGAACGATCACCCCGTCGACCCATAACTTCTCGGTCGACCGATTTTTTATCGCCAACGGAGTGGCGTTCACCGCAGCAGATTTTATCGCCGTGACCAACCGCGACACCGACGGCGACGGAATCCCGGACCGTTACGAAGTGGCGGCCGGCTCCAATCCCCTCCACTACGATGTCGACCAAGACAACGACGGGTTGACTGATGCCGAGGAGGTGGCAGGCCAGGCCGTAATCAACGGCGTCACGAAGACCTTCGGTGCGACGAACCGCTACAACTTCGATTCCGACGGCGACATCTACGACGACTGGTGGGAGGCTAAATATTTCCCGTTCACCGATCCCAACAACGCCTCCAAGCCGGGCGCGCAAAGTGCGGATCCGGACGGCGACGGGCTTTCCAACTACCAGGAAATGCTCCATGGCACCAATCCGAACAGCTCGGACACGGACGGGGATGGAATCAACGACAACGCGGAGGTTTCCCACGGATCGGACCCGGGCGATGCCTCTGACCGCCCCTTGAATCCAGCCGACTTTTATGGGGATTCCACGCTGGGCTTCTATGGTCCCATCGGGGATCTCGGAGTGACGGTGAAGGCAACGAGCACCAACTCTTCCACGGTCTCGGCGCGGGTGGGCGATCCTTCCGACAGCCATTCCGAGCGATGGAAGCTCAAGATCGGGGATAAGGGCGTGGTGGCCCCATCGTTCGGGACGGTGTCGAACCGTGAACAACTGACGCTCAATCCTGGCAAGCTCTACGAAATCAAAGTCCAACATCTCGGGACCGATCCCGCGTGGACGGGAGCGGGCGAAGCCCCCGACTACGACTACTGGGCGTCTGTCATTCCTGAAAAGAACTCCTCCTTCCTGCTGTGCGATCTCGAGCACATCCTCCAAAGCGGGGACAATCCGGTGGGGAATTTCGTGAACGACGTGGACCCCGACGAGCTCGCCTCCAATTCGGCCTGGTTGGTCCCCATTGAAAGCTATTCCTATGCCACCAGCTACGGCGGCGGAGACGCGGTTGGACCGAAGTATCGCAAGGTGGCCTTGAACGGCCGCCCGATTCCTGACGAAAAACCCCAACAGGAGGAGGAGAGCGACCAGCCCGAGGAGGAAACCTACGTGGATGCGTTCAACCTCGGGCTGCATCACGACACCAGCTACCACTACACGCCCCTCGGGGCTTCAGATCTGGCCCTCCAGGTCACGGCCAGCACGGAAGAGACCGGCTTTTCCAGCCGTTCCGGCCTGAGGCCACACGAGCGCCTTGATCTGCCGTTTGGGGTTGGTTGGTCTTCAAACCTCTGCTCCTACGTCGAGGTGGTGGAGACCATCGGTGAGGATTCACATGAACCGGTCACCGTGAACGTGGTGGATGAATCGGGCCGCTCCCAGCGCTTCGGGACCATCGATTTCGGCAGCTTCTTCCCGTGGCCCTCCGCCCGCGTGGACAAGAAGACCTATCTGAACACCCTGACCCGGGCCGGGAACAACTTCACGCTTCAGAAAAAGTTCGGCAGCACCCTGACGTTCACGCCGAGCAAGGCGTGGTTCATGTATTCCTCCGATCGCCGGGACGGATCGACCACGATTCGCCGCCACACCTACTGGCGGCTTTCCGAAGCGCGGGACCGCTTCGGTGTGCGCCTCCGCTACGATTACGACAACGGGCCCGGCGTGCCGAATGAAGTTGCGCTCATCCCGCGCCAGATCAGTTCGCCGGACCGCGAGGGACAATTCCTGGTCATCGGCCGCAGTTCCGACTCCCGTCGCGTCACCTCGATCACCGACAGCCGCGGCAACAAAACCGAATTCGGCTACACGACCAACATCAGCGAGTATGTCTTGAGCGGAAGCAGCATCGCCCCCGCCTCGAAACTGACGAGCGTGTGGTACGCGGACGGGACGGACGTCCACTACACCTACGACACAGTCTACGAACTGGAGGAGGACAACAGCGACCCCGCGAATCCGCGGTTGACCCGGCACTTCCACACCAATCTCAAGTCGGTCACCGACAAGCGGAGCAACACCCACACCTTCAACTACGCCGTCGATCAATCGAAGCAATACTGGGATTCCAGCCTGAACGGCACCCGTGCGGCGGTCGATCTGGACCGTCTGCCGACCAATGTCAAAAATTACGTGCTCGGGGAGCTTGGCAAGGGGAACGACCCGGACCTTGGGGAGTGGAAAACCATGTACGGCCAGCCACGCCGCATCACCTCCGTGGTGCGGCCGGGAGGTGCAGGCACCACGACCTTCGCGTCACAAGGGCAGACCCGTTTCGGCTCCACGGTGACCTTCCCGCAGCTTCCGGTCACCACTGTGACCGATGCTCTCGGCAACAAGACCGTTTACGAATTCACCAACCTGCTCGCGGAGGTGGTGAACGTGGATGCCTCGGAGAAATCCGTGAGCGCCCAGTGGATGATCTACTACCTCACCTCGAAGATCCACCACGGCGGCGCGCCGGGTTCCAGCGGTTTCCTCGGCACGGAGACCTATGAATACGAACCCGCCGCGGGCCTAGCCCTGAAGAAGGCAACGGACTTCTCCGGCAATGTCACCACCTGGGAGTTCGACAACGGCTACGGCGGAATGCCCGTGGGTCTCGCCGCTACCTCGGCCACGATGACGAAATGGGCCGATCCGACCGCGAAGGTCGATGCCCTCGGCCGCCGCGAGACCTACACGTATAGCAATTCCCACCGGATCATGGACGGCACCGATGATCCGTATCACACGACGAGCGCGTTCACCGTGGACGGTCTCGGCCGCAGGCGCACGAAGGCGGTCCAGCAGAACGGCAGCCAGTTGCTCCAGCAGGAGCGTTACGACTACGGCAACGCGCGCTTCCAGGGATTCCAGACCGGTTCGTCGCGGTTGGCATTTTCCAATGTGACCGGACAGGCCTGGGAGACGGCCTTGGAAACCGCCACGCTCCCGGATGCGAACGGCCGCATCTGGAAGGAAATCACCGATCCGCGCGGACTCTCCCTCGTCACGGAAAACGGCTACGATTTCAACAACAACAAGACCTGGTCGCTCGACCCCCGCGGCAAGCGCACCCGCTTCACCTACGACAAGCTCAACCGCCTCACCGACGTCACCTATCCGGAGGCGGGCACCAGCACCGGCACGGCCGCCGCGATCAAGCGAATCTGGTACAACGAAAACGGCAGCAAGGCCGCGGAGATCGACGAGGAGGGACGCCATCTCATCCACCACTACGATGCGCTCAACCGCCGCATCACCACCATCCGGGACATGGATGGCGCGGGCCTGCCCACTTTGGATTACCGGGGTCTGGTCACTGAGGAAACGAAGGGCAGCGCCACCGGCAGCGATCTTGTCTCGCGGGTCGCCTACGATGCCGTGGGCAATCCCATCCGGAAGACCGATCCGCGCGGGATCGTGACCCGCACGTTCTACGATGCCATCCAGCGGCCGGTGCATGTCTTCGCCGGTTTCACCACCGCGGAGGCCGATGCGGCGGACTCAGCCGGCAATCCACTGGCCACCTACACCTCGCAGGCCGCCGCCTCGACCAGCAAGACCCACACCGAATTCCGCTACACGGACACCGGCCTCGCAATGCCGGAAGGCGGCACCGTGAAGGGAAACCCCGGCGGCAGCGCCTTCAATTCCTCCGGCTTCAAGCCCACCGTGGCCATCCAGCACGGCGCGGTACTCACCGCGGCAGGCACCGTGGACCTGTGGACCTACGCCAGCTACGACGCCCTCTACCGCCCGCTGCGCACGGAAACCGTCTATGAAACGGGCTCGGTGGCCGTCGGCGTCACCGCCTATGGGGCGCTCAGCGGAGGCAAGGAAGCGCTCAATTCTACCACCACCGATGACCGTGGCAAGGTGACCCTCACCGTGAAGGACGGGCTCCAACGCGTCACCAGTGTCACGGATGCCTATGGCACCGCTCTCGCCACGACCAAACAAACGGTCTATTCCAGCACCGGCCTGACGTGGAAGACCATCGATCCGCTGAACCGGGAATCGGAAACCGATTACGATGGAGCCGGTCGCGCTGTCGCCGCCTGGCAGCCGGATCCCGTCACCGGGGTGGTGAACCGCTCGAACCCCACCGATCCGCTCGTGGGCTCGCCGCGAAGTCAGACCGCATATGACAAGAGCGGCAACGTGACGGTGTCGCTCGATCCGCTCGGCTATCGCCACGAGTTCGAGTACGACGCCCGCAACCGCAAGACGCTGGAGCGCCTGCCCTCCGTCACCGCCACCGAGATTGTCGGCGGACAACCGGTCGCCACTCCGTTCCAGACGCCCGAGATCAAGACGGCCTACGACGGCGTCGGCAATGTCACCGCCTCCACGGATGCGCGGAGCCACGTCACCCGCACTTTCCGTGACCGCGCGAACCGCGTCACCACCGTGCTCGTCAATCCGGTCAGCGGCAATCCCTCCACCAATCCCGCCAGCCCCGGTACGAACGACATCGCCACCCGCACCACCTATGATGCCGCGGGCAACGCGCTGGACGTGACCGATGGCAATGGCAACCACACGCGGAACACCTACGACACGCTCAACCGTCTCGCCACCACCGCCACCAATCCGGACACCGGCGCTCCTTCCGCCGATCCCGCGAACCCCGCCACCGGCGACATCACCATCCGCAATGCCTATGACGACGCCGGCCATCTGGTGAAGGTCACGGACGGTGTGGGCCATTCCACCGGCTTCCGCTTCGATGGCCTGGGCCGGAAGACCCGCACCCTGTGGGACGAGGGCACCGGCGTGCAGAAGATCGAGCAGGCCACCTTCGATGGCTTGGTGCAGCTCACCCGCACCGATCCGAAGAATCAGACCGTCACCTTCCAATACGACGCGCTCCACCGCCTGGAGAACGTGCTCTACAGCGGGGCCTCCACGGACAACCGCCACCTCGGCTATGACCTGGCGGGGAATCTCTTGGAGGTGTCCTATCCGAATGAGACCACCGCCCGCAAGGCCCTGCGGGGCGTTTCGCAGGAGTTCGACAAGCTCAACCGCCTGACCGAGGAAACCTCCGCCGGTGCGACCCACGTCCACACCTACGACAAGTCCGGCAACCGCCGCACCACCACCTACGCCTCCAGCGGACGCTTCCTCGCCAGCACCTATGACAAGCTCAACCGCCTGCTGACCTGCACCGAGAAGGCGAACGCCGCCGCCACCTCCGGCAGCGTCACCGGCTATTTCTACGACCTCGCCGGGAACGTCACCCGCAAGGTCCTGCCCAACGGCACCGAGAACCGGTCCACCTACGACGCGCTCAACCGCAAGCTTGGCGAGGACACCCGCACCGCCGCCGGTGGGTTGGTCTCACGCTTCGATTACTCGCAGCCCGCGGGCGGTTGGACGACCAGCCATGACGGGGTCGGCAACGTGCTCAAGATCGTCGAGTTCTACGGCTCGATCAGCGGTCGCACCGTCACCAACAGCTACGACCGCGCCTACCGCCTCACCAGCGAGGTCGCGGCCACCACCGGCGGTGGCACCGTCACCACCGGTTACGCCTACGATGCCGCGAACAACCGCACGCAAAAGGTCGTCACCGGTGGCACCGATCCCGGCACCTGGACCTCCGTCTACGGCACCACGTCGGACGGCTACAACAGCAACCAGCTCAAGAGCGTCACCAAGGGCTCGGCGGTCACCACCTTCCTCTACGACGCCAACGGCAACCGCTCGGAGAAAAAGGTCGGGACCTCCACCGTCCAGAGCTACGGTTACGATTACGACAACCGCCTCGTTTCACTGACGGACAGCGCCAAGGGCGGATTCGCCTATGCCTACGACCACCGTAGCCGCCGCGTCGGCCGCGATGAAAGCTCGGCCGGCGGAGCCAGCACCGAGCTCTCCTTCTCCGGCGGCCTGTCGGTGCAGGAATACACCAGCGGCACCGGCACGCCGGTGGTGGAACTCATCCGCGGCAGCGACTGGGGCGGCGGCATCGGCGGCGTGCTCTACACCATCCGCGATGGCGGCGTGCGCAGCTACAACGCCTACAACTCGCGCGGCGACGTCGTCAGCCAGACGGACACCTCGGGCACCATCACTTGGCAATCCAGCTACGAAGCCTTCGGCACCCGCACCCAGGAACAAGGCACGACGCAAGACCGCCAGAAAACCAACACCAAGGACGAAGACCCGACCGGCCTCCTGAACGAAGGCTTCCGCTACCGCGACCTGGAGTTCGGAATCTTCCTGACGCGGGACCCGGCAGGGTTCGTGGACGGTCCGAATGTCTACACCTACGTCAGGCAGAATCCGTGGACGAAGTTTGATCCGGAGGGGCTGTGGGGGCGAGGTGAAAGCAATGGCCCGGTTGTCGATGGCGTTTGGAATCATGTGTTGGCTCCTGCTGGTAATTTCGGCCTCGAAGGTTTGATCGGACTGGGAGAAGTCACTCTAACCGGCAAGGAAATGCGTGGTTCTACCCACACGGATGCCGGGACTCTCGGAAGAAATACGGGACGTTTGGCCGGTGCTGCTCTTGGAGCTTACGAAGTAATTCAAGGAGGAGGCATGGTATTGGGGGCTGGCGCTGGAGAGGTTTATACGGTTGGGGTGGCCAGTCCTGTTGCTATCCCAGTGGCCGTAGTCGGAGTGCTTGAAGCTGCTCATGGTACATGGTCCATATCGAATTTTATTAAATTAGGTTTTGAGACTGGAGATCCGTCGCCTCCGCCTACTGGTTCGAGTTCCTCGGGAAATCCGGAAGGAACTTCAGCTAAGACCACCACAGAGGAATCGGGCAAGGCCGCGAAAGGATCTCAGAACGAGAACACGCGAGAAGCCGCTACAAGGGGATCGTCCTTGCATTCGGACAAGCCTGGCAATCTCCCAGACCAGCTTCGAGACAAATATCCTGACACTGAATTTGATTTCAAAAAACCTGGACAGGCAGGGCAAGATGTAGAGGTTAAAGGTGGGGTCCATCCTTCTGAATATGACGGTTCCCAATGGAGCCCAAAGGTAAAGTATGGCGACTTTAAACCCGATACACCCGGAGGTCGAAAAACATTTAAGAGCGATCAAGCTAAAAAGTGGGAGGATCCCACCCACATGCTACCTTACGACCCAAAAACAGGACAATTAAAATGA
- a CDS encoding LamG-like jellyroll fold domain-containing protein produces the protein MKSRWMIFAVLPFTPLHGAEPPKTTFTPLGQSSYRFDWEGEEGKTYFAQYSTNLIDWFYFPEVDQGMIHDPLDMTPLDGSNLPLSKYFVRLKIREHPTIDPRNADFDNDGISNWDELTLYGTDPLKFSSSGGGHPDGYEDTDGDGISDQWERMLIEQSSDSGALTLEAILPGDDYDGDGVSNLVEYQHGLNGWQTDTDGDGYGDRLSLDQKVWLKFDETSGTQAKDSSGENKHATLAASAAWQAAGGIASGAVQLHGGSDAVVLPSSVLNGTGDLTISLWFKTSAAPASQALLSAARTSQASELAATLENGSTIRFYSGGGSSVNWPVGRNLANGLWHHLVLTRNVAAGQVGLLLDGAPLGSPKTASLGTLTVESLVLGQRHQSISTYDATQAFSGSLDEVRVYSVVLPSPSLTELFGPGDLDRDGLPDSYEQALFGNLTTLAGGADDLDGDGLSNRQEFENATNPNDWYNGQPPVITLVSGGGQTIYNGERTRNPLVFVITRGGTPLANAPVNLSHLELIGGIESPDGNVSATSLTLKTDAQGKVSVHFKAD, from the coding sequence ATGAAGTCCCGCTGGATGATCTTCGCGGTGCTACCGTTCACCCCGTTGCATGGGGCGGAGCCCCCAAAGACAACCTTCACTCCACTCGGCCAGAGCAGCTACCGTTTCGATTGGGAGGGAGAGGAAGGCAAAACCTATTTTGCCCAGTATTCCACCAACCTCATCGATTGGTTTTACTTCCCCGAAGTGGATCAGGGAATGATCCACGATCCACTGGACATGACTCCGCTGGATGGCAGTAACCTGCCACTGTCGAAATACTTCGTGAGGCTCAAGATCCGGGAGCATCCGACCATCGACCCGCGGAATGCCGATTTCGACAACGATGGCATCAGCAACTGGGACGAGCTCACCTTGTATGGAACCGACCCGCTCAAATTCAGCTCCTCGGGTGGCGGTCATCCGGATGGCTACGAGGATACCGACGGTGATGGAATCTCCGACCAGTGGGAGCGAATGCTCATCGAGCAAAGCTCCGACTCCGGTGCCCTCACCTTGGAGGCTATCCTTCCCGGCGATGATTACGATGGAGACGGGGTGTCCAATCTCGTGGAATACCAGCACGGTTTGAACGGCTGGCAGACGGATACCGATGGCGACGGTTACGGCGACCGGTTGTCGCTGGATCAGAAGGTGTGGTTGAAATTCGACGAGACCTCTGGAACACAGGCGAAGGACAGCAGCGGCGAGAACAAGCACGCCACCCTTGCCGCCTCAGCCGCATGGCAGGCGGCCGGAGGAATAGCGAGCGGAGCGGTCCAACTGCACGGCGGAAGCGATGCCGTGGTGCTGCCGTCGTCCGTTTTGAATGGGACGGGCGACCTAACCATCAGTCTCTGGTTCAAAACAAGTGCAGCTCCTGCCAGCCAGGCATTGTTGAGCGCCGCCCGGACCTCACAGGCTTCGGAGCTGGCTGCCACCCTTGAGAACGGTTCGACCATCCGCTTTTATTCCGGAGGAGGAAGTTCCGTGAACTGGCCGGTCGGCCGCAATCTGGCCAACGGCTTGTGGCACCATCTGGTGCTCACCCGGAACGTGGCGGCCGGGCAGGTGGGGTTGCTCCTCGATGGAGCGCCTTTGGGTTCGCCAAAGACGGCGTCTTTGGGGACCCTCACAGTCGAGTCCCTGGTTCTCGGCCAGCGCCACCAGTCGATCTCGACCTACGATGCGACCCAGGCTTTCAGCGGTTCACTCGACGAGGTGCGGGTGTATTCGGTGGTTCTCCCCTCTCCATCCCTCACGGAGCTTTTCGGCCCCGGCGATCTCGATCGCGACGGCCTGCCCGACAGCTACGAGCAGGCCCTGTTCGGCAATCTCACCACGCTGGCGGGCGGAGCCGACGACCTCGACGGCGACGGGCTTAGCAATCGCCAGGAGTTCGAAAATGCCACCAATCCGAACGATTGGTACAACGGCCAGCCTCCGGTCATTACCCTCGTGTCCGGTGGCGGCCAGACCATCTACAACGGGGAAAGGACGCGCAATCCGCTCGTCTTCGTCATCACCCGTGGCGGCACCCCGCTGGCGAACGCGCCGGTCAATCTCAGCCATCTCGAATTGATCGGCGGGATTGAGTCTCCCGATGGGAACGTCTCCGCCACCTCGCTCACGCTCAAGACCGATGCCCAAGGCAAGGTCTCCGTCCATTTCAAAGCCGACTGA